One Skermanella sp. TT6 genomic window, CGCTACGAGCGGAAGGGCATCGAGGCCGGCCGCAAGCCTGTGTTCCTGCGCTTCCGGCGCAAACCCCGGGGCTGAGCCGGCGGACCGGGCGCGCCACGGGATGCCCGGCCCGCAAGGCGCCGCACGCCCGGGAACCGGCCGGGCAAGGACCGGCAAGGCGCCCGGAAAGTATTGTGGAAAATCCTTGCGGCCTGCCTCAACTCCGCTATATTCCACTCCGTGATCCCATACGATCCGGTGGTCCCGCCAAAACGGGCCATGCCGGTTCGCATCCGGGTGGGCCACTGGCCCACTTTTTTGTTTTTTTGTCTACAGTTTTTTGAACCGGGCTGCTGAAGCCCGGTCATGTTGCCACAAGTCAGGTGGAATGGACGCAACCGACCGGATACAACAGATCATCGCCCCCTCGGTCGAAGCCATGGGCTACGAGATCGTGCGGGTGCAGGTGTCGGGCACGCAGCGGCCCACCTTGCAGGTGATGGCCGAGCGGAAGGACGATGCCGCCATGACCGTCGAGGATTGCGCCGACATCAGCCGCGCCGTGTCCGCCCTCCTCGACGTGGAGGACCCTATTTCTTCCGCCTACACGCTGGAAGTCAGCTCGCCGGGGATCGACCGGCCGTTGACCCGGCTGAAGGATTTCGAACGGTTCGCCGGCTTCGAAGCGCGCATCGAGACACGCTTCCCGCTGGACGGCCGCAAGCGGTTCCGCGGCATGCTGAAGGGCGTCCGGGACGGGTCCGTGCTGATCGAGACCGATACCGGTCCGGCCGCCATCCCGTTCGACGCCGTGCAGCGCGCCAAGCTGATCCTGACCGACGCACTGATCGCCGCCACCGCGGCTCAGCAGTAGCCGGCCTTTTCGCCTCACGTCCGACTGCCTACTCTAACGAACGCCAGGGACTTCTGGAATGGAACTGCTACAAGTAGCCGATGCGGTCGCCCGCGAGAAGAACATCGACCGGGATGAGGTCCTGGAAGCGATGGAGCAGGCGATTCAGAAGGCAGGCCGCTCCAAGTACGGACATGAACACGACATCCGGGCCCGGATCGACCGCAAGACCGGCGACATCCACCTGATGCGCTATCTCGAGGTGGTGGAGGAGGTCGAGAACGAGACGACCCAGCTCACCCTTCGCGAAGCCCAGCGCATGAAGAAGGACGCGGCCGTCGGGGAGTTCCTGACCGACGAGCTGCCGCCGATCGACTTCGGCCGCATCGCGGCGCAGACGGCCAAGCAGGTCATCGTCCAGAAGGTGCGCGAGGCGGAGCGGCAGCGGCAGTTCAAGGAATACAAGGACCGCGTCGGCGAGGTGGTCAACGGGCTGGTCAAGCGGGTCGAGTACGGCAACGTCACCGTGGACCTGGGCCGGGCGGAGGCGATCCTCCGCCGCGACGAGCTGCTCCCTCGGGAGCACTTCAAGAACGGCGACCGCGTACGCGCGTACATCTACGACGTACGGGCCGAGGCCCGCGGTCCCCAGATCTTCCTGTCGCGGACCCATCCGACCTTCATGGCGAAGCTGTTCTCCCAGGAAGTGCCGGAGATCTACGACGGCATCATCGAGATCAAGTCGGTCGCCCGCGACCCCGGCTCGCGCGCCAAGATCGCGGTGCTGAGCCACGACAGCTCGATCGACCCGGTCGGCGCCTGCGTGGGCATGCGCGGCAGCCGCGTCCAGGCGGTCGTCGGCGAGCTGCAGGGCGAGAAGATCGACATCATCCCCTGGTCCCAGGACCCCGCGACCTTCGTGGTCAACGCCCTGGCCCCGGCCGAGGTGGCCAAGGTCGTGATGGACGAGGAGAGCAAGCGCATTGAAGTCGTGGTTCCCGATGACCAGTTGAGTCTGGCGATCGGACGCCGCGGCCAGAACGTGCGTCTCGCCAGCCAGCTGACCGGCTGGGACATCGACATCATGACCGAGAACGAGGAATCGGAGCGGCGGTCGGAAGAGTTCAAGACCCGCTCCCAGCTCTTCATCGACGCCCTGGACGTGGACGACGTGATCGCCCACCTGCTGGTCGCCGAGGGCTTCTCGTCGGTCGAGGAGATCGCCTTCGCCGAGACCCACGAGCTCGCCGAGATCGAGGGTTTCGACGAGGACGTGGCCGAGGAGCTGCGCGAGCGCGCCCGGACCTTCCTCGACCAGCAGAACAGCGAGATGACCGAACGGCGCCAGGCGCTGGGCGTCGCCGACGAGATCGCGGAGATCGAGGGCCTGACTCCGGTCATGCTGGTCAAGCTCGGCGAGAACGGCGTCAAGACCCTGGACGACCTGGCCGACCTCGCGGGCGACGAGCTGCGCGAGATCGTCGGCAAGGACTCCATGACGCCGGACGACGCCAACGCGATCATCATGGCGGCCCGCGCCCATTGGTTCACCGAGGACGGTGAGCCGGCGACCGCCTCGACCGAGCAGCACTGACCCCGGTTCACCAACCCCAATCTCACCAACCAAGGACCGACCCTGCAACGGATGACCTTACTGAACGCCCATCCCACCCTGCCCCACGAGGCAGCCGCCCCGCCCGACGCGTTCGAGCCCGGTCTCCCCGGGCCCGAACCGCTTGAGGAGGAGGCGATCGGCGGACGGCGCAGCCCCCTGCGGCGCTGCATCGTCACCGCCGTCGTCGCCGACCGCCAGGGCATGATCCGGTTCGTCGCGTCGCCGGAAGGCGCCGTCGTCCCGGACCTGGAGGGCACGCTGCCCGGACGGGGGCTGTGGGTCACGGCGGACCGGGAGATCCTGTCCAGGGCGGTCGCCAGGAACCAGTTCTCCAAGGCCGCCCGCCGCAAGGTCAAGGTCGACCCCGACCTGGTCGACCGGGTGGAAGCGCTGCTCAAGCGGCGCTGCCTCGACTCGATCGGCCTCTGCCGGCGCGCCGGGGTCGCGGTCTCGGGGTTCGAGAAGGTCCGCGAGGCCCTGCGCAAGGGCAAGGCGGGCGCGCTGGTCGCGGCCGCCGACGGGGCGGAGGACGGGCGCGGCAAGATGCGGGCGCTGGCCGGGGAGGCGCCGGTCGTCGACCTGTTCGACGCCGCCGATCTCGGCCACGCCTTCGGTCGCGACCACGTGGTGCATGCGATGCTGGCGCCCGGCCGATTGGCCGCGCGCTTCCTGGAGGAGTGCCGGCGGTATGCCGGTCTTCGCCGGGGTGCCTCGGGTGAAGGCAATTGCGGTCCGGCATCGGCCGGCCGGGCAACAGATACAACGACGAGCTAGTCGGACACAGATGACTGACAGTAACGACCAGGACCGCAAGAAAGTCTTGAGCCTTCCCACCAAGGGCAAGCTCGAGCTGAAGAACAAACCCGCCGATGCCGCCTCGGTTCGGCAGAGCTTTTCCCATGGCCGGTCCAAGACCGTGACCGTCGAGGTCAAGCGCAAGCGGACGATCGAGAAGGGCGCCGCCCCCGGCGTGGCCGACGGCGGCGCCGCGGCCCGCCGCGCGGCCGAGGGGCTGCCCCTCAAGGGCGCGCCCGGCGGCAGGGGCCAGCGTGGCCAGCCCGCCGTCCGGCAGCTCACCAAGGAGGAGCGCGACGCCCGCCTGCGCGCCCTGCAGGGCGCGATCCGTTCCGACGAGGAGCGGCGCCAGGTCGAGGCCGAGCTGGCCGAGGCGACCGTCATCGAGGAACCGGTGATCGTCGAGGAGGCGCCCGAGCCCCAGCTCGACGCGGAGGCCCTGCGCCGGCGCGAGATGGAGGAGCTGAAGCGCATCCAGGACGAGGAGCGCGCCCAGGCCGAGGAAGCGGAGCGCAAGCGCCAGGAAGAGGAAGCCAAGCGCAAGGAGGCGGAAGCCGCCAGGCGCCCGGCCGCCAAGGGCCCGGCCCGCGACGAGGACGAGGCTCCGGCCGCGGCCCGGACCGGCGACGAGGACCGCCGCAAGGCTCCGGCCGCTCCGCGCGCGGCGGAGGCCGCGATCGGCAAGGCCGCCGGCCTGATCTCCCGCGCCGACGAGGACGACGACGGCCGCGGCCGCCGCAAGGCGGCTCCGGGTGCCGGCGGCGCCGCGAAGGCCCCGGCCAAGCCGGCCGCGGCTCCCAAGGGCAAGGCGGGCGACCGCCGCCGCGGCAGCGGCAAGATGACGGTCACCCAGGCGCTGAGCGGCGACGAGTCCGAGCGGACCCGCAGCATGGCGGCGCTGCGGCGTGCCCGTGAGCGCGAGAAGCAGCGCCTGAACAGCCGGCAGGAGACCCAGAAGGTCACCCGCGACGTGGTGGTGCCGGAAGTCATCACCGTCCAGGAGCTGGCCAACCGCATGGCCGAGCGCGGCGCCGACGTGATCAAGTCGCTGATGCGCATGGGCGTGATGGCGACCATCAACCAGACGATCGACGCCGACACGGCGGAGCTGGTCGTCGCGGAGTTCGGCCACCGGATGCGCCGCGTTTCCGAGGCGGACGTCGAGGTCGGCCTGAAGGGCGAGCAGGACATCGAGGAGAACCTCATCCCGCGCGCTCCCGTCGTCACCGTCATGGGCCACGTCGACCACGGCAAGACCTCGCTGCTGGACGCGCTGCGCGCCACCGACGTGGCGAGCCGCGAGGCCGGCGGCATCACCCAGCATATCGGCGCCTACCAGGTGCAGCTGGGCTCGGGCGGCAAGATCACCTTCATCGACACGCCGGGCCACGCCGCCTTCACCGAGATGCGGGCGCGCGGCGCCAACGTCACGGACGTGGTGGTGCTGGTGGTGGCCGCCGACGACGGCATCATGCCGCAGACGATCGAGGCCATCCACCACGCCAAGGCGGCCCAGGTGCCGATCATCGTGGCGATCAACAAGTGCGACCTGCCCGACGCGAACCCCGACCGGGTCCGCCAGGAACTGCTTCAGCACGAGCTGGTCGTCGAGGAGATGGGCGGCGACGTGCTGGCGGTCGAGGTTTCGGCCAAGACCCGCATGGGCCTGGACCGGATCGAGGAGGCCATCCTCCTCCAGGCCGAGATCCTGGAGCTGCGGGCCAACCCGAACCGCGCCGCCGAGGGCGTCGTGATCGAGGCCAAGCTGGAGCGGGGCCGCGGCTCGGTCGCGACCGTGCTGATCCAGCGCGGCACCCTGTCGGTCGGCGACATCTTCGTCGCCGGCGCCGAATGGGGCCGCGTCCGTGCCCTGGTCAACGACCGCGGCGCCAGCGTCGACACCGCCGGTCCGGCGATGCCGATCGAGGTGCTGGGCCTGAACGGGACGCCGCTGGCGGGCGACGAGTTCGCGGTGGTCGAGACCGAGGCGCGGGCCCGCGAGATCACCGAGTTCCGCCAGCGCAAGCGGCGGGAGGCGGCGGCCTCGGCGGCGTCGCGCGGCACCCTGGAGCAGATGTTCACCCGCATCCAGGCGGGCGAGGCCAAGGAGCTGCCGATCGTCATCAAGGGCGACGTGCAGGGCTCGATCGAGGCGATCAGCGGCGCCCTGGAGCGCCTGACCGCCGCCAACACCGAGGTGAAGGTGCGGGTGCTCCACAGCTCGGTCGGCGCCATCAACGAGTCCGACGTGACCCTGGCGAACGCGTCCAAGGCGATGATCTTCGGCTTCAACGTCCGCGCAAACCCCCAGGCGCGCGAGATGGCGAAGCGGGACGGCATCGAGATCCGCTACTACTCGGTGATCTACGACGTCATCGACGACGTGCGGGCCGCCCTCACGGGCATGCTGTCGCCGATCCTGCGCGAGCGGTTCCTGGGCAACGCCCAGATCCGCGAGGTGTTCAACATCACCAAGGTCGGCAAGGTCGCCGGCTGCATGATCACCGAGGGCGTGGTGAAGCGCGGCGCCGGCGTCCGCCTGCTGCGCGACAACGTGGTCATCCACACCGGCACGCTGAAGACCCTGAAGCGCTTCAAGGACGAGGTCCGCGAGGTCCGCGAAGGGTACGAATGCGGCATGGCGTTCGAGAACTACGACAACATCCAGGCAGGCGACGTGATCGAAGCCTACGAGATGGAAGAGGTGGCGCGGCAGCTCTGACCGGGCGCCGCCGCGGATAAGGCCTTGCGGCGCTTCCGGGCGCCGCGGGCCTCTTCCCATTTCGGGGCTTTCCGGAGCCCGCGGACAGGAACAGGGCATGAAGCCCGCCGGCGGGCCAGGCAATCCCCCCGTCGGTACCGACCGGCGCCCGGAGCGCGGCCGGTGGAAGAGGAACCAGATCAATGAGCAGCAAACGCGCAGGACGCAACCCGTCGCAACGCCAACTGCGGGTCGGGGAGGAGTTGCGCCATGCGCTGGCGGAAGTGCTCCGCCGCGGCGATTTCCGCGATCCCGACCTGCAGGACCTGAACGTCACCGTGACCGAGGTCCGGATCAGCCCCGACCTCCGCAACGCGACCGCCTTCATCACCCCGCTGGGCGGCGGCCATTCCGAGGAGACGGTGGCGGCGCTGCGCCGCGCCGCGGCTTTCTTCCGCAGCCAGATCGCCCGCGCGGTCAAGCTGCGCTACGTCCCGACCCTGTCCTTCGAGGCCGACACCTCGTTCGAGTATGCCGACCACATCAACCGCCTGCTGCACGACCCCGAGGTCGCGCGCGACCTGGACGATGAGGAAGAGGACGAGGAGGATGCCGCCGAGACCCACAACGGCGGCAGCCATGACGGCATGAACGGCGACGGCCCCGGCCACGACGAGCCGGAGTACGAGGACGAGGACGATCTCGACGACGAGGATGAGGACGACGAGGACGACGCCGAGTTCGAGGAGGAGGAGGACCTCGACGAGGATGACGACGAGGACGAGGACGTCGAGTACGAGGATGACGACGAGGAGGAGGACAAGCCCGCTCCCCTGAAGTCCTCCAAATCCTCCCCCGGCGGCCGAGGCCCCCGTGGCGCGTAAGCGCAAAGGCGTTCCCGTCCACGGCTGGCTGGTCATCGACAAGCCGGCCGGCATGACGTCCACCCAGGTCATGTCCCGGGTCCGCCGCCTGCTCAACGCGGAGAAGGCGGGGCACGGCGGCACCCTCGACCCGATCGCCACCGGCGTCCTGCCGGTCGCCTTCGGGGAGGCGACCAAGACGGTGGCCTATGCCATGGACGGCGCCAAGACCTACCGCTTCCGCCTGCGCTGGGGCGAGCAGACCACCACCGACGACCTGGAAGGCAGCGTCATCGCGACCAGCCCGAACCGCCCGACCGAGGACGAGATCGAGGCGGCGCTGGAGGCGTTCCAGGGCGAGATCTCCCAGGTGCCGCCCCAGTTCTCGGCGATCAAGGTGGACGGGGAGCGCGCCTACGACCTCGCGCGCGAGGGCGAGACGGTCGAGCTGGCGCCCCGCATCGTCCGCATCGACGGCTTCCACCTGATCGGCCTGCCGGACACCGACCACGCCGATTTCGAGGTGGAATGCGGCAAGGGCACCTACATGCGCAGCCTGGCGCGCGATCTTGCCCTCGCCTTGGGCACCGTCGGGCACATAACGCGCCTGCGGCGGCTCAACGTGGGCTCTTTCACGCTCGAAGACGCGATTTCCCTGGACGATCTGGCGGCCATGGAGCATGGTGCCGCCGTCGAAAGACTTCTGCTTCCGATCGAGACGGCGCTGGACGACATCCCGGCGTTCGCCCTGACCGAGGCCGAAGCGCACCGACTGAGACTTGGCCAAACGGTGGCGTTGTTGCGCCGGCAGGATCGCGAGAGGCTGGAAGGCCTCGATTACGATCCGTCGGGCGACGGTGCTGTCGTTTTAGCCGTTTCCGGCGGCAAGCCGGTGGCGCTGGCCCGCGTCGAAGGGGCGGAGATCCGCCCGGTGCGCGTATTGAACCTGTAAGCATCAACCAGACCCGATTGGAGAGACCCGATGTCGATCACTGCCGAGCGCAAGCAGGAGCTGATCAAGGAATACACCACCGGTGCCAACGATACCGGTTCCCCCGAGGTGCAGGTCGCGATCCTGTCCGAGCGGATCCGGAACCTGACCGAGCACCTGCAGACCCACAAGAAGGACTTCCACAGCCGCCGCGGCCTGCTGGTCATGGTCGGCCAGCGCCGCAGCCTGCTGGACTACCTGAAGCGCAAGAATGTCGGCCGCTACGAGCAGCTGATCCAGCGTCTCGGCCTGCGCCGCTAAGGCCAGGGTCTTTCCGCACACCGCCTACCGGACAATTCCGTTTGCCGAAACCAGCCCGGATCCCTGACCGTCCAGGCTTCGCTTCGCGGAGCGGGCGGCGGGCTGCGGTGTGCGCGGCATCGTTCCGCCCGCGAATGATTTTTTCGCGGGCGGAAGATGCTTTCGGCTCCATTTCATTGATGAGCTTTGCCTGCCGGCCCGGACACGCTCCCGGTCGGCTTTTGGCCTGTGCTCATGCGGGCCTGTTTTCACGCGGGGTCGACAACGACTGAGGACCCCGGCCCACGCCATCCAATCCGGGATGGCTTGGGCGTCGGATGGAAGGAAGAAACAATGTTCAACGTCTACAGAAAAGAAATCGATTGGGGCGGACGCAAGCTGGTCCTGGAGACCGGGAAGGTCGCCCGCCAGGCCGATGGCGCCGTGATGGCGACGTACGGCGAGACGACCGTGCTCTGCACCGTCGTCGCGGCCAAGGCGGCCAAGCCCGGAGTCGATTTCTTTCCGCTGACCGTCAATTACCAGGAGAAGGCGTTCGCCGCCGGCAAGATCCCGGGCGGCTTCTTCAAGCGTGAAGGCCGTCCCTCCGAGAAGGAGACGCTGGTCAGCCGCCTGATCGACCGGCCGATCCGCCCGCTGTTCGCCGACGGCTTCCGCAACGAGACGCAGGTCATCTGCACCGTGCTCAGCCACGACATGGAGAACGATCCCGACATCGTCGCCATGGTCGGCACCTCGGCCGCCCTGACCATCTCCGGCATCCCCTTCCTGGGCCCGATCGGCGCCGCCCGCGTCAGCTACAGGAACGGCGAGTACGCGCTGAACCCGCTGCTCGACGACGAGGAGGGCGATCTCGACCTGGTGGTCGCCGGTACGCGCGACGGCGTGCTGATGGTCGAGTCCGAGGCCAAGGAACTGTCCGAGGACGTCATGCTGGGCGCCGTCATGTTCGGCCATCGCAGCTTCCAGCCGGTCATCGACGCGATCATCGACCTGGCCGAGCAGTGCGCCAAGGAACCCTGGGACATGCCCGCGGCCCCCTATGACGCCGCCGCCATCAAGGCCCGCGTCAAGGAGACCGTCGGCGAGGACATCAAGGCGGCCTATTCCGAGATCCGCAAGCAGGACCGCCAGAACAAGCTGGGCGCCGCCAAGCAGAAGGCGCTGGAGGCCCTGACCTCGGACGAGATCCCCGCCGAGGCGATCGCCGGCACCTTCAAGGACGTCGAGAGCGACGTGCTGCGCGGCACGGTCATCGACACCGGCCGCCGGATCGACGGCCGCTCGACCACCGACATCCGCCAGATCGTGGCCGAGGTCGGCGTGCTGCCCCGCGCCCACGGTTCCGCCCTGTTCACCCGCGGCGAGACCCAGGCCCTGGTGGTCGCCACGCTCGGCACCAGCCAGGACGAGCAGATCATCGACGCGCTGGAAGGCGAGTACCGCGAGAGCTTCATGCTCCACTACAACTTCCCGCCCTACTCGGTCGGCGAGGCGGGCCGCGTCGGCTCCCCCGGCCGGCGCGAGATCGGGCACGGCAAGCTGGCGTGGCGCGCGGTGCGTCCGCTGCTCCCGACCAAGGAGCAGTTCCCCTACACCATGCGCATCGTGTCGGAGATCACCGAATCCAACGGCTCCTCGTCGATGGCGACCGTGTGCGGCGCCTCGCTGGCCCTGATGGACTCCGGCGCTCCCCTGCCCCGTCCGGTCGCCGGCATCGCGATGGGCCTGATCAAGGAGGACCGCGGCTTCGCCGTGCTGTCCGACATCCTCGGCGACGAGGACCACCTGGGCGACATGGACTTCAAGGTGGCCGGCACCGAGAAGGGCGTCACCGCGCTCCAGATGGACATCAAGATCACCTCGATCACCGAGGAGATCATGCGCGTCGCCCTGGACCAGGCGCGCGGCGGCCGGATGCACATCCTGGGCGAGATGGCCAAGGCGATCGGCGGCGCCCGCGAGGCGGTCAACCAGAACGCCCCGCGCATCACCGTGATCAACATCCCCAAGGAGAAGATCCGCGACGTGATCGGCTCCGGCGGCAAGGTGATCCGCGAGATCGTCGAGCAGACCGGCGCTAAGATCGACATCGAGGACGACGGCACGGTCAAGGTCGCGGCGGTCGACGGAAAGGCCAGCCAGGCCGCCATCGACTGGATCCGCGGCATCGTGGCCGAGCCGGAACTGGGCGTGATCTACACCGGCAAGGTCGTGAAGGTGGTCGATTTCGGCGCCTTCGTGAACTTCCTGGGCTCGCGCGACGGCCTGGTCCACATCTCCGAGCTGAAGAACGAGCGCGTCGGCAAGGTCAGCGACGTGGTCAAGCAGGGCGACGAGGTGAAGGTCAAGGTCCTGGGCTTCGACGACCGCGGCAAGGTCAAGCTGTCCATGAAGACGGTCGACCAGGCGACCGGCGAAGACTTGAGCAAGAAGGCCGAGTAGCACGGCGTGACGGCGCCGCCCCGGCCGGGGCGGCGCCGTCTCCGCATTGGTCGCGTTTGGAACAATGGCCGGCGAACCTTGTTTGATCTGATCTCAAGGTTCTACCCGTGTGCGTGAAGAAGAAACGGCGGCTTACGGACCGGTCTCCATCAGGGGAGGGCACACGGAACCTGATAGCTCAGGAGGCCATACGTGCAGACTCCTCCCAAGGAGATGGGCAACATCGCCCTGATCAACCATCCGTCGCGGGAGAACCCCTTCCGCAGCGTGGTCGAAGGCAGCCGGATGCCGATCGTGGTCACCGATCCCAACCAGGACGACAACCCGATCGTCTTCGCGAACCAGGCTTTCGTCGACCTGACCGGCTACGATCTCGACGAGATCATCGGCCATAACTGCCGCTTCCTCCAGGGCCCCGACTCGGATCCGGAAGTACGCCGCCTGATCGGCGGCGCCCTTGCCGAGCAGCACGACATCAAGATCGAGGTCCTGAACTACCGGAAGAACGGCACGGCGTTCTGGAACGAGCTGTATATCAGCCCGATCCATGACGACGAAGGCAATCTGCTCTACTTCTTCGGCTCCCAGCTCGACTGCACGCTGCGCCGCCAGGCCGCCGCCCGCATCGTCGAGGCCAACGCCCAGCTGGAGCGCAGGGTCGAGGAGCGCACCCGCGACCTGGAGCAGGCGCTCCGCCACCGCGAGGTTCTGCTCCACGAGCTTCAGCACCGGGTCAAGAACAACCTCCAGGTCATGGCCAGCCTGATCCGGCTGCAGGCCGGCCGCAGCGACAGCGAGGCGATGAAGGTGGGGTTCGAAAACCTGCTCCACCGCATCAATGCCCTGGAGCTGATCTACCGCAAGCTCTACACGGCCGATGCCGGCCCGACGCTGGAACTCGGCGGCTATCTGGCGGAAATCTGCGAGACGCTGGCGAACTTCCACGGCCCGGACCGCGGCATCGTCCTGGACGTGCGGACCCGGCCCTGCCACGTGCCGGTCGAGACGGCCCTGCCGCTCGGCCTGATCCTGAACGAGCTTGTCACCAACAGCTTCCGCCACGCCTTCGCCGACAGGAAGACCGGCACCATCCGGCTGAAACTCGAACCGCTCGACGGGACCCGCTGGGAGTTGCGGATCGGCGACGACGGGGTCGGCGCCGCCGGCGGCCTGGACTGGGAGACCAACAACAACCTGGGCCTCTCCCTGGTCAAGGCCCTGGCCAAGCAGATCCGTGCCACCGTGGAAGTCGACGGCAGCGCCGGCACCCTGTTCACCCTGACCTTCCAAGCCCAGGCGGCGGATGCCCGGGCCGGACGCTCGGCGGCGGGATAGGGGAAAATCGGCCGCAGATGGACACAGATAGACGCAGATAGGAGTTACGATACTCGTTGCAGATGACCAAGACGTCGGCAATCAGGAGTTCATCTGTATTTATTTGCGTCCATCTGTGGCCGAATCTTTACACCCTCATCATGAAATAGCGCCCCGGCCGGACCGTCTCCGGCGGGCGCAGGGGTTCCCACCGGGGCATGCCCAGGTTCTGGTCGCTGACCACGACGCCGCCGCGCGCCATCAGCCTGTGCAGGCGCGGCGCCAGGAAGGCCGCCAGCTCGGCGTTGGCTCCGGGATCGCCGGAGCCGATATCCACGTGGGCCAGCGCCGCCGGCGCGCCGATCACGGTTCCGGCCGTGTCCAGCGTCTCGAACAGGTCGCCCAGCAGCAGGCACTCGGCGGGGGGAATGCAGTCGGGATGGGCGGCGACCTGCCGCTCGAACACGAAGATCGTGCGCTCCGGCAGCAGCGAGCGCAGATGGTCGTAGGTCCGGCCGTTGCCCAGGCCGAACTCCAGCACCGGCCCGGGAACGTCGCGGATCAGGTCCGCGGCGGCGTTGAGGCAGTCGCGCTGGGCGCTGACCCGCCTGATGAAACTGTCCAACCGGCTCATGA contains:
- the pnp gene encoding polyribonucleotide nucleotidyltransferase — its product is MFNVYRKEIDWGGRKLVLETGKVARQADGAVMATYGETTVLCTVVAAKAAKPGVDFFPLTVNYQEKAFAAGKIPGGFFKREGRPSEKETLVSRLIDRPIRPLFADGFRNETQVICTVLSHDMENDPDIVAMVGTSAALTISGIPFLGPIGAARVSYRNGEYALNPLLDDEEGDLDLVVAGTRDGVLMVESEAKELSEDVMLGAVMFGHRSFQPVIDAIIDLAEQCAKEPWDMPAAPYDAAAIKARVKETVGEDIKAAYSEIRKQDRQNKLGAAKQKALEALTSDEIPAEAIAGTFKDVESDVLRGTVIDTGRRIDGRSTTDIRQIVAEVGVLPRAHGSALFTRGETQALVVATLGTSQDEQIIDALEGEYRESFMLHYNFPPYSVGEAGRVGSPGRREIGHGKLAWRAVRPLLPTKEQFPYTMRIVSEITESNGSSSMATVCGASLALMDSGAPLPRPVAGIAMGLIKEDRGFAVLSDILGDEDHLGDMDFKVAGTEKGVTALQMDIKITSITEEIMRVALDQARGGRMHILGEMAKAIGGAREAVNQNAPRITVINIPKEKIRDVIGSGGKVIREIVEQTGAKIDIEDDGTVKVAAVDGKASQAAIDWIRGIVAEPELGVIYTGKVVKVVDFGAFVNFLGSRDGLVHISELKNERVGKVSDVVKQGDEVKVKVLGFDDRGKVKLSMKTVDQATGEDLSKKAE
- a CDS encoding RNA-binding protein, producing MTLLNAHPTLPHEAAAPPDAFEPGLPGPEPLEEEAIGGRRSPLRRCIVTAVVADRQGMIRFVASPEGAVVPDLEGTLPGRGLWVTADREILSRAVARNQFSKAARRKVKVDPDLVDRVEALLKRRCLDSIGLCRRAGVAVSGFEKVREALRKGKAGALVAAADGAEDGRGKMRALAGEAPVVDLFDAADLGHAFGRDHVVHAMLAPGRLAARFLEECRRYAGLRRGASGEGNCGPASAGRATDTTTS
- the rimP gene encoding ribosome maturation factor RimP, with amino-acid sequence MDATDRIQQIIAPSVEAMGYEIVRVQVSGTQRPTLQVMAERKDDAAMTVEDCADISRAVSALLDVEDPISSAYTLEVSSPGIDRPLTRLKDFERFAGFEARIETRFPLDGRKRFRGMLKGVRDGSVLIETDTGPAAIPFDAVQRAKLILTDALIAATAAQQ
- the nusA gene encoding transcription termination factor NusA encodes the protein MELLQVADAVAREKNIDRDEVLEAMEQAIQKAGRSKYGHEHDIRARIDRKTGDIHLMRYLEVVEEVENETTQLTLREAQRMKKDAAVGEFLTDELPPIDFGRIAAQTAKQVIVQKVREAERQRQFKEYKDRVGEVVNGLVKRVEYGNVTVDLGRAEAILRRDELLPREHFKNGDRVRAYIYDVRAEARGPQIFLSRTHPTFMAKLFSQEVPEIYDGIIEIKSVARDPGSRAKIAVLSHDSSIDPVGACVGMRGSRVQAVVGELQGEKIDIIPWSQDPATFVVNALAPAEVAKVVMDEESKRIEVVVPDDQLSLAIGRRGQNVRLASQLTGWDIDIMTENEESERRSEEFKTRSQLFIDALDVDDVIAHLLVAEGFSSVEEIAFAETHELAEIEGFDEDVAEELRERARTFLDQQNSEMTERRQALGVADEIAEIEGLTPVMLVKLGENGVKTLDDLADLAGDELREIVGKDSMTPDDANAIIMAARAHWFTEDGEPATASTEQH
- the rpsO gene encoding 30S ribosomal protein S15 translates to MSITAERKQELIKEYTTGANDTGSPEVQVAILSERIRNLTEHLQTHKKDFHSRRGLLVMVGQRRSLLDYLKRKNVGRYEQLIQRLGLRR
- the infB gene encoding translation initiation factor IF-2, with the translated sequence MTDSNDQDRKKVLSLPTKGKLELKNKPADAASVRQSFSHGRSKTVTVEVKRKRTIEKGAAPGVADGGAAARRAAEGLPLKGAPGGRGQRGQPAVRQLTKEERDARLRALQGAIRSDEERRQVEAELAEATVIEEPVIVEEAPEPQLDAEALRRREMEELKRIQDEERAQAEEAERKRQEEEAKRKEAEAARRPAAKGPARDEDEAPAAARTGDEDRRKAPAAPRAAEAAIGKAAGLISRADEDDDGRGRRKAAPGAGGAAKAPAKPAAAPKGKAGDRRRGSGKMTVTQALSGDESERTRSMAALRRAREREKQRLNSRQETQKVTRDVVVPEVITVQELANRMAERGADVIKSLMRMGVMATINQTIDADTAELVVAEFGHRMRRVSEADVEVGLKGEQDIEENLIPRAPVVTVMGHVDHGKTSLLDALRATDVASREAGGITQHIGAYQVQLGSGGKITFIDTPGHAAFTEMRARGANVTDVVVLVVAADDGIMPQTIEAIHHAKAAQVPIIVAINKCDLPDANPDRVRQELLQHELVVEEMGGDVLAVEVSAKTRMGLDRIEEAILLQAEILELRANPNRAAEGVVIEAKLERGRGSVATVLIQRGTLSVGDIFVAGAEWGRVRALVNDRGASVDTAGPAMPIEVLGLNGTPLAGDEFAVVETEARAREITEFRQRKRREAAASAASRGTLEQMFTRIQAGEAKELPIVIKGDVQGSIEAISGALERLTAANTEVKVRVLHSSVGAINESDVTLANASKAMIFGFNVRANPQAREMAKRDGIEIRYYSVIYDVIDDVRAALTGMLSPILRERFLGNAQIREVFNITKVGKVAGCMITEGVVKRGAGVRLLRDNVVIHTGTLKTLKRFKDEVREVREGYECGMAFENYDNIQAGDVIEAYEMEEVARQL
- the truB gene encoding tRNA pseudouridine(55) synthase TruB, yielding MARKRKGVPVHGWLVIDKPAGMTSTQVMSRVRRLLNAEKAGHGGTLDPIATGVLPVAFGEATKTVAYAMDGAKTYRFRLRWGEQTTTDDLEGSVIATSPNRPTEDEIEAALEAFQGEISQVPPQFSAIKVDGERAYDLAREGETVELAPRIVRIDGFHLIGLPDTDHADFEVECGKGTYMRSLARDLALALGTVGHITRLRRLNVGSFTLEDAISLDDLAAMEHGAAVERLLLPIETALDDIPAFALTEAEAHRLRLGQTVALLRRQDRERLEGLDYDPSGDGAVVLAVSGGKPVALARVEGAEIRPVRVLNL